A segment of the Catharus ustulatus isolate bCatUst1 chromosome 21, bCatUst1.pri.v2, whole genome shotgun sequence genome:
TGCCTGTTCTCAGCATAGCTTTGGGTGACCATCCCTCTTTGACAGTGAATGCTTTTGAAAGGAGTTTGCAGTGGTTTAAAGGGATGTGATGAGAGATTTGGCTGCTGGAAAGGATCTCTGGGATAAATTCTGTAGCCTTATCCAAACTATGGCTGCCAAACCTATTGAGTTCTTTGGGGAGAGCTTGCAACAACCTTGAAACATCCAGACAGGCTGTTCCATACATAAAAAGCTGTTTTATATTCCTGTTTATTTCCTTCCTATGTGGTAGAACTTCTGTCCTGCTGTTGAAAGGAGTGGTACTTTTCATTGTCTTGGGACATCTATTTCTTTATTCCAGGACTATCTCCTTTCTTTAAGAGCAAAACCAGATTTTCTGAGGAGACAAAAAAAGTCTTAACCTTTTACCAGCTTTTGGATCTCCTCATGTTTCCCTTGGCTTCATTCCTCAGAGTTTTTtggtgatttatttttgttgtttttgaaGTGAGATGATACTAAACTGGTGTTTCCTTGCTTGTGTGGCCAAGCAACACCTGCTCCAGCCTTGAGATGTTCCTGCTTCTGGTTTCTTACAATCCTGACCTGCTGAAAGAGCTGATCTTTGGGATGGGAGGTGTTAGTCTGGGTGCCTTGGGAACCCATTATCTCAAAGGGACTTGAAAAGAGGATGTTTAAATAGCTTTTACCATGTATTCCtcacaggcagggctgctgccagacAGGGGAAAGGGAAATCACCTTCAGCTGGGAGGGAAAACAGGACACTCCTGGGTGTGGGATGAgccttccctgggcaggagaGGTCTGCTTTACCTGCACCTCTCTGGAGTTTAAGCTTGTAGAGCTTTGTGGCTTTGCCAGTGAGGTAGATCAAGTTGCTGGTGGTGGTCACTCAGGAGACTGATTTTGAATTTTGTGACCTGACCTAGAATTATTTGCACTTTGGCACTGAGCAGAATGAAGGCCAGAAGTTGTTCTGGGGAAGTCTGGGGTGTTTGGGAATGAGAGGCTTTTTCCTTAAGGAATGTCATGTTTTAGCTGTTTGGAGCAGTCTTGTAAAATGCCCTTTCCCCAAAGAAAGGAACAgattacacttttttttcctccactttgGTTGGGAAGAACTGCCAGAAAAGGGTGTAGTGAACATTTCATCACTCTAAACCTCTTTGTtttatgcttcttttttctAACACTATTTTTATAACGTTTCCTTTAACTAAACGGATGTCTGTGCAAACCTCTTCTGTTGGTGTGAGTCGGGCTTGGGGCTGCTCGGGGTTCCACTGCGGTGTCCATAGGtgtgagagcagccctggccagccagcctggctcctgcagcgGGAGAGCTTTACCTTCCCCAGCGATGGCTGGCCCTGGTGTCACCGCAGCTCGGTGTCGCTGGGAGCGGCCGTGTCCCCGGCCCGCTGTGTCCTtgtgcccgtgtccccaggcGCGCTCCCGCGCCGCCCTGCCCCAGGAGCGCGCTCCCGGCATCGCCGCTCGCCCTGTGCGCGCTCCCCTTAAAGCGGCGATGCCGCCGCAGCAGCGCGGCCTCCTGGGGCTCCGCCGCGGCCACTTTAAGGCCGGTCCGGGCCCACGGCGGAGCGGCCATGCTGCGGGCCCGGTGGGTGCTGCCGCTGGCGGTGGGCGCGGGGCTGGGCGCGGCCTTTGCCCGCCGGCCGCACCGGGACGATGAGGCCGAGGGGCTGCTGGCCCGCCTGCCCGTGCTGCCTGCCGTGGCAGCGGCCAGCCTgcccgcaccgccgggctcgggGCGCACCGAGCTCAGCAAGTACGGGCTGCCCGGGCTGGCGCAGCTGCGGAGCCGCGAGTCCTACGTGCTGTGCTACGACCCGCGGAGCCGCAGCGCGCTCTGGGTCATCGAGCAGCTCAACCGGGACACGCTCAGCGGCGCCTCGGACCGCGCCGCCTGCGACTTCCAGGAGGACGACTCGGTGCACGAGTATCACCGCGCCACCAACGCCGACTACCGCGGCAGCGGCTTCGACCGCGGGCACCTGGCCGCCGCCGCCAACCACAGGTGGAGCCAGAAGGCCATGCGGGACACGTTCTACCTGAGCAACATCGCCCCGCAGGTACGGCCCGAGCTGCCCGGGTTCAAGGGCAGACGCTGCTCCCTGCCGGAGGTCCCCCGAAGTCACTCGGAGGTGCTTTATTTCCTGCCAAATTTACAGCAGGATCCTGCAAATTCACCTGCCTGTTTGTGCCTTTCAAGCTATGAAAGACAGATCCCGTTCAGTGCAGCTCCTGTCAGGAGCAGAATTAAACAGGGAGATGAACACTTGTAAAAAATTGGTGCCTTAGGCAGTGGGTTCTGTCCCTGGCGTGCAAACCAAGCtgtcacagctcccagggcagaggtggTAGTGGAGATCTCTTTGGAAAGTGCTTGGGGCTCTGTGAGATGTGTTACAGGTGATGTTACTCTGAACAGTGAGGAAATACCCCAGCAAATGACTACTGGTTGTGTTTCTAGAATCCTCATTTAAACCAGAACGCCTGGAATAACCTTGAGAAGTACTGCAGAAGCTTGGCAAAAAACAACAGGAATGTCTACGTCTGCACAGGACCCCTCTTCTTGCCCAGGTAAACCCGAGGGCTGAGCTGCACTGGCACCCAACAGATGTATTGTGCTGGCAAATGAAAACAGGCTGAGGGACCACACAGGAGGGATCTGCTAAGGGCCCTCTCAGTAGGTGAGACCAGCTGTGCACAGAGGTTCTGTGGAAAGGTACCTTCTTAGGATTAATTTATGTATTTCCCATCCGGATTATTATTTCATGAATCAAGTAGGATTCTTGAGCTGCAGTATAACCAGCTGGTTTTTGTTTGCAGTCCTTAACAATTTAGTAAGTTAGGTGATTACCAATTAGACTGCAGACCCCATCCCTGCAGAATAAAGCTTTCAGGTTCTATGTCAGGGACTACTTCTCCACTAAGGACATGACTTTATTTTCAAAGATCTCCATGTGGCACCAAAGAGCAGGTGTCTCATGTTGAGATctcttcagcagcaggaaatagCTTGGAAAGCCTGTTAAagagagccagcagggaggggatttgggagcagcCCCAATGCACAGCTCACCCTCACCATGTCACGTAGCCTCTGCCCCAGCCATGTTTTACAGCCCTgttgcaggagcagagctgctgcctgctgtgggtGGGGGGTGTTAGAGGACTGAGGGGGTGGAATGACACCAAGCTAGGGGATAACCTGGCATGTTGCTGTTGGTGCAGGATGGAGGCTGATGGGAAGATGTATGTGAAGTACCAGGTGATTGGGAAGAACAACGTGGCTGTCCCCACACACTTCTTCAAGGTGCTCATCTTGGAAAAGGAGAGCGGGGAGATTGAGTTGCGCTCCTACGTGATGCCCAACAGCCCTGTGGATGATAAAATCCCCCTGGAACGGTTCCTCGTGCCCATTGAGAGCATTGAGCGAGCCTCAGGGCTCCTCTTTGTCCCAAACATTCTCAGGAGAACAAATAACTTGAAAGCCATCACAGCTGGAAAGCACTGAACCCTGACTGGAACAAACCCAGGTAACCCCTGGCAAGGGACTGGCAGTCAGCTGCAGAATCAGTTTCTTGTGCAGTTGTAGATGTGGGAATTCAGATTCAAACTTGTGCTTCTCTCTACCCTTCCCCTGTGTCTGActgaaacacagacacacaactGGGCTCCAGAGTGGTCTGCAGGAGTCTCAGGGCACCTGATACGGTACTAGGTCTCCACTGCTCCCTTGGAGGTGTGAGGCTCATTCAGGCACAAAGGGAAGTCACAAACTGTTGCTGTttagcagggaaggaggggggagTAAGGGAGAAGTTCCTGCTTTCCTGTGGCCAAAGACTGTacaattgttttctttcagaagatGATTTTAGCAGTAAAGCTTTGAACACTCATGGTATTGGTTGTTTCTTATCTGCTCTTACCAAAGCTCTGAATAtctcagcaggaggaggggaggatggAGCCAACTCTTCCAGCTGCTTTCCTGTCTGAGCTCACTAGGCAGAGCTTAAGGCATCACAGATGTAGCCAGACTGTAAGGAGATGATGATGTGTTTTTAGAGCTGAGCCTCAATTgaagctccagcccttcctgctgtTGGGAAGGATGAAGCCTTGAAGGGGGCTGGGGGAAGTAGGAACAGCTTCTTGCCATAAGTTCTGAGTTTGTTTCAGTCTGAAGCCACATTGTTCCAGAGGCACTGAGTGTGCCTACACCAAGACACACCTGGATTGCACAGCAACAGAGGTTCCATACTGCTTTATTCCCACTCCAGCTGTCTGAGTTGCTGAGACCAAGCCCGCTGCCCAGCCCATGccagctgctggaaagcagcaacCAGCCCTTGGCTGGGCCATGCAGGCAGGAGGGCACAgacctgctgctcccagcagcagtgagtgcctggctgggcagtgctgccagctccagtcACACACTGTGCTTTGGTCCTGCCAGGCTCCTGGAGTGATGCCCAGTACTCCACATTTGAAGAGCTGCCTCCCCAAGGGCAAGGTCAGTGGTttcccttccctcagctgtCTTTGGGTGTCTTCACAGCTTCCTCAAGGTGTGGTCTCAGTGCAGACAGGGAGATCAGCagtgcttcctgcagcagagccagcccagtcagagcacacctgggccatgtgtgtcactgtcacaggccaccacccagcactgctgggcacacCCAGTGCCATCAACCCTACCTCAGTCCGGATGgttctgctgccctggctgggacacGTGTTCGCGTAGAAGTCAAACAAGACACTTGGGTCGGTGACCTTCAGGTTTGGGTCCACATCAACCCCAGCTTCCAAGCCCTCAAGGCCTCCAAATACGACAAGGGCATGCCTGGGGAGAGCACAAGGTCAGGGTGGGAGGGCAgagtgtccaggtgtgtgtccaagctcctgtgtgctgctggaacAGGGAGCTCTgttgctgctgcctccccaccAAAGCCCCATGGAATCTGGCTAATGTGACAGTCCCTGCTACCAACTCCagagaaacagggaaagaaCTGGCCTTGTCCTGGGGTATTTCCCCTGCTCTACTGCCAACACCAGCCTCACTGGGAGCTCTGAGTGGGGGAAGCAGGTAGGACACAAACCTGAAGGAGGGCAGAGTGACCTGGTCCACAGTGCTGCCCCGCTCTGAGGTTCCAATAGAGAGATCATAGCCTTCCTTGAATGGGCACTCAGAAAAGACAGCACCTGGAAAAGAGTTTGGGGTTCCTGCTGCCATGTCCTCACCCATGTGCCTTCTGGACAGGCTAAAACACTCCATGGTTGAGTGGCAGCAGGAGTTGCTTTCAGTGCCAAAAGTGTATCTGGAGACAGAATGACTCCTCTTTCCTACATCATTCCCTTGCTGCAAGAGTCTCCTCTATCCTTTTCCTCAAAGCTCAAGACAGGTGCCAGCAACCACCCCCTAACAGCTTACAGTCTTCCTACAAGGTCCAATCAACCAGAAGACAGGAGAAGAATATTCAAGGGTTCTTTAACTCCAATTCCAGGGCTGGCTCTGATGTGAATGATAGGATGTCATTatcacagaaatagaaaagggCACCAACTCATCTCTTGCTGTTTTGCAGCCATCTGGAGGTTACAGGGCAGTCCTGGAGGGCGACTGGGATGGTTCATGCCTCGTTTCACCCTAAAACTTAActgccccatggctgctgcctACATGTGTAAGCTAAAAGTCTCCTTCAGACAAGGAGATTTCTAGCAAAGAGATGCATGCAGCCAGTAGTCCTGAGCCTGGTGTGGAAGCCCAGGCAGAGAATCTCTGTGGATACTCACTCAAGCAGGAGGCCAGGCGGACGCTGTAACCCCAGTACAAGCCTGAGGCTTCCCGGGGATGCTGCGAGGACACCACGGTGCCTTTCCGCACTTTGGCttctgaaagaaagcaaagaggtTTAACAGCCCCTGTGATCTGGTGAGATTTGGCCAGCCACAGCCAGCGGTTTCTCCTAGAGCAAGGCACTGACTGGGTGTGCAACATCACCCTctctttttttggaaatttggtGAGTTCCTGTGAGTGTGTTTGGGCTGTTTATTGCTGAGCAAAGAGCTGACAGTTTCCATTTATCAAGGGATGTATGGTAAGAGTGTTATGAAATTTGTGTATGGAGTGAAGGAAACACACAGAACTGTTGGTTCCCTTCAAACCTGTCAtatggaagcagcagctcctgaagtttgcaggtgctgctggagccatggGTTACCTGGATTCTGGGGCTTCTCCAGGCGCACGGTGACTCGCAGACCAGGGTTCAGCTGTTTGTCAATCCGcacctcctgcagggacagccaccaTCAGCACCAGACACGCTGGAAGGActggggaaggtggggaagaaaaggaatcCTTTGAGGAAGTGGGGGTCTGTTctggcctggagctggaatgaggagctctgtgtgtggctTAGGGGCTTGGTTATCAGTCTGAAGCTTGTTTTGCTGCTCAAAGATTCAGCTGCAGCAGTAAAGCAATGATCTGCTGGAATGTGTGGGGCCTGCTGGGGCTTGGCAAGCCACAAACATTGCAAAGTTCAGAAGGGACAAGACAGCAACAGCCTTAAACCCCCCCAACCAGCCCACTGCAGTCTTCAGAAACCCAGCAGCGCCCACCCTGCCTGCTTCAAATCTGCCAGAGAGACAAGGGAAGTTGTTTTGGCATTTGTGGGTAACAGACACACCTTCCTCATCCCACAGTTAACTAAGGAGCCTTTGCCTGGCTTTGCTGGCCGGTCCAGCACGATGCCCTCCCGGTACTCCGACTCCTCGTCCATCCGCATGTGGTGGGGGCTGTCCAGGGGGTTGAGCAGCCCTagaacacagagcagagaggtgctggggggaaatcacagctgcaggtgctggtgttcccctgctccttccctctcagGACCAGCACTAAAGTGGGGAAAGGTCCTGGCTGTCCCACACGCAGTGAGccagagctcaggaaggagAGAGACAACTGCCCCTCACCTGCAAACTGCAGATCCTCATGCTTTGGAAAAAAGGATTTCCTCAAGTACCTGGCACCAGAGAAAGGTGAAATgtgaaaaggtatttttatgGAATCTGGATCTCAATTGTAGCCTTGTTCTTACTCAAAGGAGATGAgcataaagaaaagcaaacttaCTGAGGGCACTCCAAGTACTGCAGGATCCGAGCCAGCTGCACACAAGCCTTGCCTTTCCTCCCAATTCCTTCAAAATCCCCCTCCACGGTCCTGAAAGTGAAAGCAAGCAGCTTGTTAACTTGGCTTGAGATTGGTCAGGTCTCCAGAAGACCAAGCCTTGCTTCTTAATCTGACAATAGCAGCACATCCCTCCCTTCTAACCCTTGTAaaagagctgctccagaggcaGTCTGTTAACAAACCATTCTTGGAACTCTCCATAAGCCAACTATCTtcctcagttttgttttttgatctTTATGTATTAATGTGATGTGGCAGTTGGATGCTCCAGGATTGCATGGCTTGGCCAGTTAACTCAGGTACAGGTCCAAGTGAAAAACTGAAGGATAGCAAAGCATCTTCTATAAGGATACAggccctgtcctgtccctccacagCAAGGTTTAAGGGTGCACGAGAACTCAGCCTCCTATTGCTTTGTCAATCTCATGTTGGGATAAATTAtctgagctgccagggcagtTCAGTCAACGTCGTTTTCCCTGGGGTTTAGCATGCACTGGGGAGAGGTACATGCAGTTCCCTCGTGCCTTAGCTTAATAAAAGagtgaagaacagaaaactAAGAGGAAATACTGTGCAGAACAAGATGGCTCTTCcttc
Coding sequences within it:
- the SPOUT1 gene encoding putative methyltransferase C9orf114 homolog isoform X2, translated to MRELEEQQAQTQEEQKEDRGRRHTLSVALPGSILNNAQSLELRTYLAGQIGRACAIFCVDEIVVFDETGEDVRTVEGDFEGIGRKGKACVQLARILQYLECPQYLRKSFFPKHEDLQFAGLLNPLDSPHHMRMDEESEYREGIVLDRPAKPGKGSLVNCGMRKEVRIDKQLNPGLRVTVRLEKPQNPEAKVRKGTVVSSQHPREASGLYWGYSVRLASCLSAVFSECPFKEGYDLSIGTSERGSTVDQVTLPSFRHALVVFGGLEGLEAGVDVDPNLKVTDPSVLFDFYANTCPSQGSRTIRTEEALLISLSALRPHLEEAVKTPKDS
- the ENDOG gene encoding endonuclease G, mitochondrial, with the translated sequence MLRARWVLPLAVGAGLGAAFARRPHRDDEAEGLLARLPVLPAVAAASLPAPPGSGRTELSKYGLPGLAQLRSRESYVLCYDPRSRSALWVIEQLNRDTLSGASDRAACDFQEDDSVHEYHRATNADYRGSGFDRGHLAAAANHRWSQKAMRDTFYLSNIAPQNPHLNQNAWNNLEKYCRSLAKNNRNVYVCTGPLFLPRMEADGKMYVKYQVIGKNNVAVPTHFFKVLILEKESGEIELRSYVMPNSPVDDKIPLERFLVPIESIERASGLLFVPNILRRTNNLKAITAGKH
- the SPOUT1 gene encoding putative methyltransferase C9orf114 homolog isoform X1; the protein is MADSGSSVAKRPKVSQVEDRKVDWRRWRQERKAEKKKWKELKLLKKLEKQRMRELEEQQAQTQEEQKEDRGRRHTLSVALPGSILNNAQSLELRTYLAGQIGRACAIFCVDEIVVFDETGEDVRTVEGDFEGIGRKGKACVQLARILQYLECPQYLRKSFFPKHEDLQFAGLLNPLDSPHHMRMDEESEYREGIVLDRPAKPGKGSLVNCGMRKEVRIDKQLNPGLRVTVRLEKPQNPEAKVRKGTVVSSQHPREASGLYWGYSVRLASCLSAVFSECPFKEGYDLSIGTSERGSTVDQVTLPSFRHALVVFGGLEGLEAGVDVDPNLKVTDPSVLFDFYANTCPSQGSRTIRTEEALLISLSALRPHLEEAVKTPKDS